From one Acidibrevibacterium fodinaquatile genomic stretch:
- a CDS encoding 16S rRNA (uracil(1498)-N(3))-methyltransferase, with protein MPRSIRLYAPASLAAGAIVPLSPDQAHYLGSVMRLAAGAEIAVFNARDGEWRARINSLRRGAAALAIETALRAPTTEQLPDLWLVFALLKRQATDLVIQKATELGVAAIFPVITMHSLGERINLARLEAIAREAAEQSERLSLPEIRAPQPLSDLLAGWPRTRRLVAAIERAAAPPPAAGEGPTALIVGPEGGFAPAELDDLRARPFVEPATLGPRILRAETAAIVGLALLQAAPRPP; from the coding sequence ATGCCAAGGTCAATCCGCCTTTACGCGCCCGCTTCGCTCGCCGCCGGCGCTATCGTGCCCCTCTCCCCCGATCAGGCACATTATCTCGGGAGTGTCATGCGGCTTGCCGCGGGCGCCGAAATCGCCGTTTTCAACGCGCGCGACGGGGAATGGCGGGCGCGGATCAACAGCCTTCGCCGCGGCGCCGCAGCGCTTGCGATCGAAACCGCGCTGCGCGCGCCGACCACGGAGCAGCTCCCCGATCTCTGGCTGGTCTTCGCCCTTCTCAAGCGCCAGGCGACCGACCTCGTCATCCAGAAGGCGACCGAACTCGGGGTTGCCGCGATTTTTCCGGTGATCACGATGCATAGCCTCGGCGAGCGGATCAATCTCGCGCGGCTGGAAGCGATCGCGCGCGAAGCGGCGGAGCAGAGCGAAAGGCTGTCGCTGCCGGAGATCAGGGCGCCGCAGCCGCTTTCCGACCTCCTCGCCGGCTGGCCGCGCACGCGCCGCTTGGTTGCCGCGATCGAGCGCGCCGCAGCGCCGCCGCCGGCCGCCGGCGAGGGGCCCACTGCGCTGATCGTTGGGCCGGAGGGAGGATTCGCGCCGGCGGAGCTTGACGATCTGCGCGCGCGTCCCTTTGTAGAGCCGGCGACGCTCGGACCACGCATCCTCCGCGCCGAAACCGCCGCGATCGTCGGGTTGGCCCTGCTTCAGGCCGCGCCCCGACCGCCTTGA
- a CDS encoding alpha/beta fold hydrolase — MLGLVTTLAACAIAPGHHAPTVTPPPTEEDGAFVMADGARLAYRRWLPAGAPPQAVMLALHGFNDSRDAFEIPAPAFAAAGIALYAPDQRGFGTAPERGGWPGSARLVQDAAHMARLLHAEYPHIPLYLMGESMGGAVLLCLAASAEAPPVAGYVLVAPAVWGWSEMNVFLRAALWLSASAAPNWRLTGAAAHVTASDNRAALIRLSTDPLTIHETRIGTVRGLVDLMDEAQAAGRHVAAPTLVLYGGHDALVPKPAMAAAWRKLLVAAPADLRLAYYPEGYHLLLRDQDRATVIGDILHWLQAPAAPLPSGADRAAQTWIERR; from the coding sequence ATGCTGGGATTGGTAACGACACTCGCGGCCTGCGCCATCGCGCCGGGGCACCACGCGCCTACCGTCACGCCGCCGCCGACCGAGGAGGATGGCGCGTTCGTCATGGCGGACGGGGCGCGTCTGGCCTATCGCCGCTGGCTGCCCGCTGGCGCGCCGCCGCAAGCCGTCATGCTCGCCTTGCATGGGTTTAATGACAGCCGCGATGCTTTCGAAATTCCGGCCCCCGCTTTCGCCGCCGCCGGCATCGCCCTCTACGCCCCCGATCAGCGCGGCTTCGGCACCGCGCCCGAGCGCGGCGGCTGGCCGGGCAGCGCCCGCTTGGTGCAAGACGCGGCGCATATGGCCCGCTTGCTCCATGCCGAGTACCCGCACATCCCGCTCTATCTGATGGGCGAGAGCATGGGCGGCGCGGTGCTGCTCTGCCTCGCCGCAAGCGCCGAGGCGCCGCCGGTTGCCGGCTATGTGCTGGTCGCGCCGGCGGTCTGGGGGTGGTCGGAGATGAATGTTTTCCTCCGCGCCGCCCTCTGGCTCAGCGCCAGCGCCGCCCCCAACTGGCGGCTCACCGGCGCCGCCGCGCACGTGACGGCGAGCGACAATCGCGCCGCCTTGATCCGCCTCTCCACCGATCCGCTGACCATTCACGAGACCCGGATCGGCACCGTGCGCGGCCTCGTCGATCTCATGGACGAGGCGCAAGCGGCAGGCCGGCACGTCGCGGCGCCGACCCTGGTGCTCTATGGCGGGCATGATGCATTGGTGCCGAAACCGGCGATGGCGGCCGCGTGGCGCAAATTGCTGGTCGCGGCGCCGGCGGATTTGCGGCTGGCCTATTATCCCGAGGGCTATCACTTGCTGCTCCGCGATCAGGATCGCGCCACCGTGATCGGCGACATTCTCCACTGGTTGCAAGCCCCGGCGGCGCCGTTACCCTCCGGCGCCGATCGCGCGGCGCAAACCTGGATCGAACGGCGATGA
- the ubiA gene encoding 4-hydroxybenzoate octaprenyltransferase translates to MSAHTDIVRDGFIARLPKRWQPFFLLARLDRPIGAWLLFLPGLWSILLARPRLGRMLWLIVLFAVGSVLMRAAGCIVNDMWDRDLDRRVARTAGRPLAAGVLGMRQAAVFLLALLALSLVILLQLPTLAQILGVASLALVATYPLAKRVTWWPQIMLGVTFGWGAPLGYAAAAGRLDAAAAALYLAAILWILGYDTIYAHQDREDDALIGVKSTARLFGRHTRAFLAVCYALALLALLAAGDFAGLGNGFFAALAVPAALLARQVIALDIDDPGLCLRLFKANREAGLAIALAIALGGWFT, encoded by the coding sequence ATGAGCGCCCATACCGATATCGTTCGCGACGGTTTCATCGCCCGCCTGCCAAAGCGCTGGCAGCCCTTTTTCCTGCTCGCCCGCCTCGATCGGCCGATCGGCGCCTGGCTTTTGTTTCTCCCCGGCCTCTGGAGCATCCTGCTCGCGCGGCCCCGATTGGGGCGGATGCTGTGGCTCATCGTCCTTTTTGCCGTCGGCAGCGTTCTGATGCGTGCCGCCGGCTGCATCGTCAACGACATGTGGGACCGCGATCTCGACCGCCGGGTCGCGCGCACCGCCGGCCGGCCGCTTGCCGCGGGCGTGCTCGGGATGCGGCAGGCGGCGGTTTTTCTTCTCGCCCTACTCGCGCTTTCGCTCGTCATTCTTTTGCAGCTGCCGACGCTTGCGCAAATCCTCGGGGTTGCGTCGCTCGCGCTGGTCGCAACCTACCCGCTCGCCAAGCGCGTCACCTGGTGGCCGCAGATCATGCTCGGCGTCACCTTCGGCTGGGGCGCGCCGCTCGGCTACGCCGCCGCCGCCGGCCGGCTCGACGCCGCCGCCGCTGCGCTCTATCTCGCCGCAATCCTGTGGATCCTCGGCTATGACACCATCTACGCGCATCAGGATCGCGAGGACGACGCCCTCATCGGCGTGAAATCGACGGCGCGCCTGTTTGGCCGCCACACGCGGGCGTTTCTCGCCGTCTGTTATGCGCTGGCGCTGCTCGCGCTGCTCGCCGCGGGCGATTTCGCCGGCCTCGGAAACGGGTTTTTCGCCGCCCTCGCCGTGCCGGCAGCACTACTCGCCCGGCAAGTGATCGCCCTCGACATCGACGACCCCGGGCTCTGCCTGCGTCTTTTCAAGGCCAATCGCGAGGCGGGGCTTGCGATCGCGCTCGCGATCGCGCTTGGGGGGTGGTTCACGTGA
- a CDS encoding glutamate--cysteine ligase, with product MSNPGEIDATPITDRRQLAAWLEAGCKPREAWRIGTEHEKFGFRLADLSPPPYEPDGIGAVLGGFERAGWAPILDRGRMIGLKGGDRRNQASISLEPGGQLELSGGLLPDLHATAREMATHFAEMHDAADPLGLGFAALGFHPLARREAMPWMPKSRYAIMRRYMPMRGALGLDMMLRTCTVQVNLDYASEADMVRKLRVALALQPLATALFANSPFTEGRPNGFLSYRAQVWTDTDPDRTGMPAVFFEDGFGFERYVEWVLDVPMYFIQRADGFIDLAGQSFRRFLDHGLDAVPGTHAVMGDFADHLTTVFTDVRLKRFLEMRGADAGSPAMMLAQSALWTGILYDDAALAAAAALVRARPWQDFAALRAVVPRLGLHAPWPTPARPDGTLRDLARDVVMIASDGLRARARHDADGSDERRFLAPLAEIVAGGPTQAEHWLARNETAWAGDTRQIFHESRL from the coding sequence ATGTCCAATCCTGGTGAGATCGACGCCACCCCCATCACCGACCGGCGCCAGCTCGCCGCGTGGCTCGAAGCCGGGTGCAAGCCGCGCGAGGCTTGGCGGATCGGCACCGAGCACGAAAAATTCGGCTTCCGCCTCGCCGATTTGTCTCCCCCACCCTATGAGCCAGACGGCATCGGCGCCGTTCTCGGCGGCTTCGAGCGCGCCGGCTGGGCGCCGATCCTCGATCGCGGCCGGATGATCGGGCTCAAGGGCGGGGATCGGCGCAACCAGGCTTCGATCTCGCTCGAGCCGGGGGGGCAATTGGAACTTTCGGGCGGCTTGCTCCCCGATCTCCACGCGACGGCGCGCGAAATGGCGACGCATTTCGCCGAGATGCACGACGCCGCCGACCCGCTCGGCCTCGGCTTCGCCGCGCTCGGCTTTCATCCGCTGGCCCGGCGCGAGGCGATGCCGTGGATGCCGAAAAGCCGTTACGCCATCATGCGCCGCTATATGCCGATGCGGGGTGCGCTCGGCCTCGACATGATGCTCCGCACCTGCACGGTGCAAGTCAATCTCGATTATGCCTCGGAAGCCGATATGGTGCGGAAGCTTCGCGTCGCGCTGGCGTTGCAGCCGCTGGCAACCGCCCTCTTCGCCAATTCCCCTTTCACCGAGGGGCGGCCGAACGGGTTTCTTTCTTACCGGGCTCAGGTCTGGACCGACACCGACCCCGATCGCACCGGCATGCCGGCGGTGTTTTTCGAAGACGGCTTCGGTTTCGAACGCTATGTCGAGTGGGTGCTCGACGTGCCGATGTATTTCATCCAGCGCGCCGATGGCTTCATCGATCTCGCCGGCCAATCCTTCCGCCGCTTTCTCGACCACGGCCTCGATGCGGTGCCCGGCACGCATGCGGTGATGGGGGATTTCGCGGATCATCTGACCACCGTTTTCACCGATGTCCGACTCAAGCGATTCCTCGAGATGCGCGGGGCGGATGCCGGCTCGCCGGCGATGATGCTGGCGCAGAGCGCGCTCTGGACCGGGATCCTTTATGACGATGCCGCCCTGGCGGCCGCCGCGGCGCTGGTGCGGGCGCGGCCCTGGCAGGATTTCGCGGCGTTGCGCGCCGTGGTGCCGCGCCTTGGGCTCCATGCCCCATGGCCGACGCCGGCGCGGCCGGATGGGACGTTGCGCGATCTCGCCCGCGACGTGGTGATGATCGCGAGCGACGGGTTGCGCGCCCGCGCCCGGCACGACGCCGACGGCAGCGATGAGCGCCGCTTCCTCGCCCCGCTGGCGGAGATCGTTGCAGGCGGGCCGACCCAGGCCGAGCATTGGCTCGCCCGCAACGAGACCGCCTGGGCCGGCGACACGCGGCAGATTTTCCACGAATCGCGGCTTTGA
- a CDS encoding valine--tRNA ligase yields the protein MPENDTLDKNFSPRAVEARLYDLWETSGAFAAAPESDKRPFTIMIPPPNVTGSLHMGHALTFTLQDVLIRWKRMQGFDALWQPGTDHAGIATQMVVERLLAAEGTSRKELGREKFLERVWQWKAASGGEITRQLRRLGASLDWQRERFTLDEGLSAAVRRVFVRLYREKLIYRDYRLVNWDPKLQTAISDLEVESREVKGHLWYIRYPIDGEEGWSITVATTRPETMLGDVAVAVHPEDPRYRGLIGRYAKLPFVNRMIPVIADEYSNPEKGTGAVKITPAHDFNDWNVAQRHPTLPVVPSVIDREGRITLAEIHLDLLRQDDADFLRSLEGVDRFAARALIVERLKDIDLLEKIEPHTHQVPHGDRSGVVIEPLRMVQWFADASVLAQAAINAVESGKTRFVPEQWQNTFFAWMREIEPWCISRQLWWGHRIPAWYGPEGEVFVAENAEEAQRLAREQLGRDVELRQDEDVLDTWFSSALWPFSTLGWPEETKELKRYYPTDVLVTGFDIIFFWVARMMMMGHHFMGDVPFRDVYIHGLVRDERGQKMSKSKGNVIDPLALIDEFGADALRFTICAAAGPGRDIKLGRSRVESQRSFVTKLWNAARFCEMNGIAPVADFDPAQVRHRLSRWILDAADGAIAEATKALEAYRFDEYAQVCYRFLWNTYCDWYLEFIKPTLIGTEHYETTFQPEFRAVAAHVFGIILRLLHPVMPFVTETLWHHFGFGAEGSLIRAPWPTVSGQERSESHSDVERAIALISEIRATRAVLNVPPSRQIPLLYQSNVPLFEAWNSEIRRLGRVSHIDLIEGAPPAGCVQIVIDNGATKAFLQLADVIDLDTERARLRKKRDEANAEFERHFRKLENPDFAKRAPPEIIEETRAKMSAASAEKEAIAEALARIGG from the coding sequence ATGCCTGAAAACGACACGCTGGATAAAAATTTCTCACCGCGCGCGGTGGAAGCGCGGCTCTATGACCTCTGGGAGACGTCCGGCGCGTTCGCCGCCGCGCCGGAGAGCGACAAGCGTCCTTTCACCATCATGATCCCGCCGCCCAACGTCACGGGCAGCCTGCATATGGGTCATGCGCTCACCTTCACCCTGCAAGACGTGTTGATCCGCTGGAAGCGCATGCAGGGGTTTGATGCGCTGTGGCAGCCGGGCACCGATCACGCCGGGATTGCGACGCAAATGGTGGTTGAGCGCCTGCTCGCGGCCGAGGGCACCTCGCGCAAGGAACTCGGGCGCGAAAAATTTCTGGAGCGCGTCTGGCAGTGGAAAGCCGCCTCCGGTGGCGAGATCACGCGGCAATTGCGCCGCCTCGGCGCTTCGCTGGATTGGCAGCGCGAGCGGTTTACGCTCGACGAAGGACTTTCCGCCGCGGTGCGGCGCGTTTTCGTCCGGCTTTACCGCGAAAAGCTGATCTATCGCGACTACCGTTTGGTCAATTGGGATCCGAAACTGCAAACCGCGATCTCCGATCTCGAAGTGGAGAGCCGGGAAGTCAAAGGCCATCTCTGGTACATTCGCTATCCCATCGATGGCGAGGAGGGATGGTCCATCACGGTTGCGACGACGCGGCCCGAGACCATGCTCGGCGATGTCGCGGTTGCGGTGCATCCGGAAGATCCGCGTTATCGCGGTCTGATTGGCCGATATGCAAAGCTTCCGTTCGTTAACCGGATGATTCCTGTCATCGCGGATGAATACAGCAATCCTGAGAAGGGGACGGGTGCCGTCAAGATCACGCCGGCGCATGATTTCAATGATTGGAATGTTGCTCAGCGGCACCCTACCTTGCCGGTTGTGCCTTCGGTCATTGACCGTGAAGGCAGAATTACGCTTGCCGAAATCCACCTGGATTTGCTTCGCCAAGATGACGCTGATTTTTTGAGATCCCTTGAAGGGGTCGATCGGTTCGCTGCGCGTGCGCTCATCGTCGAGCGGTTGAAAGACATTGATCTTCTCGAAAAAATCGAGCCACACACGCATCAGGTGCCGCATGGCGACCGCTCCGGCGTGGTGATCGAGCCGTTGCGCATGGTGCAATGGTTCGCCGATGCCTCGGTGCTCGCGCAAGCCGCAATCAACGCAGTCGAATCCGGAAAAACCCGCTTCGTGCCGGAACAATGGCAAAATACGTTTTTTGCTTGGATGCGCGAGATCGAGCCCTGGTGCATTTCCCGCCAGCTCTGGTGGGGCCATCGTATTCCCGCATGGTATGGGCCCGAGGGCGAAGTGTTCGTTGCTGAAAACGCGGAGGAAGCGCAACGGCTGGCACGCGAGCAACTTGGCCGCGACGTCGAACTCCGCCAGGACGAGGATGTGCTCGATACCTGGTTCAGCTCGGCGCTATGGCCATTCTCCACCCTCGGCTGGCCGGAGGAAACGAAGGAACTCAAGCGCTATTACCCGACCGATGTGTTGGTGACGGGGTTTGACATCATCTTCTTCTGGGTCGCGCGGATGATGATGATGGGCCATCATTTCATGGGCGATGTGCCGTTCCGAGATGTTTACATCCACGGCTTGGTGCGTGATGAGCGCGGCCAGAAAATGTCCAAATCGAAGGGAAATGTCATCGATCCGCTGGCGTTGATCGATGAATTCGGCGCTGACGCCTTGCGCTTTACCATCTGCGCTGCCGCCGGGCCGGGGCGCGATATCAAGCTTGGCCGAAGCCGCGTCGAAAGCCAGCGGAGTTTTGTCACGAAACTCTGGAACGCGGCGCGGTTTTGCGAAATGAACGGCATCGCGCCGGTCGCGGATTTCGATCCGGCGCAGGTACGGCATCGGCTTTCGCGCTGGATTCTGGATGCCGCCGACGGCGCGATCGCCGAGGCGACGAAGGCGCTCGAAGCCTATCGTTTCGACGAATACGCGCAAGTTTGCTATCGCTTTCTCTGGAACACCTATTGCGATTGGTATTTGGAATTCATCAAACCGACTCTTATAGGAACGGAGCATTACGAGACAACATTTCAGCCGGAGTTTCGCGCCGTCGCAGCGCACGTGTTCGGCATCATCCTCCGCCTCCTCCACCCTGTCATGCCGTTCGTCACCGAAACCCTCTGGCACCATTTCGGCTTCGGCGCCGAGGGTAGCCTGATCCGCGCGCCATGGCCCACCGTCTCCGGGCAGGAGCGTTCGGAAAGCCACAGCGATGTCGAGCGCGCCATTGCGCTGATCTCGGAAATCCGCGCAACCCGCGCCGTGCTCAATGTTCCGCCCTCGCGTCAAATCCCGCTTCTCTATCAGAGCAACGTTCCGCTCTTTGAAGCATGGAACAGCGAAATCCGCCGCCTCGGGCGGGTTTCACACATTGATCTGATTGAAGGTGCCCCGCCTGCCGGCTGTGTGCAGATCGTGATCGACAATGGCGCGACCAAAGCTTTCCTCCAGCTCGCCGACGTCATCGATCTCGACACCGAACGGGCGCGCCTGCGCAAGAAACGCGACGAAGCGAATGCCGAGTTCGAGCGCCACTTCCGCAAATTGGAGAATCCCGATTTCGCCAAGCGCGCGCCGCCCGAAATCATCGAGGAGACCCGGGCAAAAATGTCAGCCGCCAGCGCCGAGAAAGAAGCCATCGCCGAAGCGCTCGCACGCATCGGCGGATAA
- a CDS encoding S41 family peptidase → MKTARFLLLLLFAWPAQAQNVAGAAFPTPLAGQVFAAAYAFMAPRTLEPVPIPRLALWLLRGLAVMDPSLSVTLQDGQVELRVGGEVRLTRAAPAAEDAAGWGEITAAVAASGWEASALVRRGGMQGLIRGLFDELFTHLDPYSRYSPPGEIEIDRQGRRSDGGVGLILDQRDGGITVAAVLAGTPAARAGIQPGAVVLALDHEPVGHADAVAVAAMLTGPSASHVRVTLRTREGRRETFDLVRAPVAAQTVFVSALADDIAMLRLTGFQRGTDQQVDAALNGVFSGRVRPRGIVLDLRGNRGGLLQQSVSVVGSLLGAGLIATTAGRDPMANRVLAADAEPHADDVPVAVLVDGRTASAAEITAAALADNRRAVVLGSATLGKGLIQTVTTLPDGGELYVTWSRVLAPLGWPIQDLGLLPQICTSLGATLLAQEWEDLDAGKRPLATALAAHRTARAPVPPDIVLEIRGACPAALGTDADLEAAHYLLTHPVAYANALLPPQFLPATP, encoded by the coding sequence GTGAAAACGGCGCGTTTTTTGCTCCTGCTGCTGTTTGCGTGGCCGGCCCAGGCGCAAAATGTCGCCGGGGCGGCATTCCCGACGCCGCTCGCGGGGCAGGTCTTCGCCGCCGCCTATGCCTTCATGGCGCCGCGCACGCTCGAGCCAGTGCCGATCCCGCGCCTTGCGCTCTGGCTTTTGCGTGGGCTCGCGGTGATGGACCCCTCGCTTTCGGTCACGCTGCAGGACGGGCAAGTGGAACTCCGGGTCGGCGGGGAGGTGCGGCTCACGCGCGCCGCCCCGGCCGCCGAGGACGCCGCAGGGTGGGGAGAGATCACCGCCGCGGTCGCCGCAAGTGGCTGGGAGGCCTCGGCACTGGTCCGCCGCGGCGGCATGCAAGGGCTCATCCGCGGCCTGTTCGATGAGTTGTTCACCCATCTCGACCCCTATTCGCGCTATTCGCCGCCCGGCGAGATCGAAATCGACCGCCAAGGCCGGCGTAGTGACGGCGGCGTCGGGCTGATCCTCGATCAGCGCGACGGCGGCATCACCGTTGCCGCGGTGCTTGCGGGAACCCCGGCCGCGCGCGCCGGCATCCAACCCGGCGCGGTCGTTCTCGCGCTCGATCACGAGCCGGTCGGGCATGCCGACGCGGTCGCCGTCGCCGCGATGCTGACCGGGCCGAGCGCCAGCCATGTCCGGGTAACGTTACGCACGCGCGAGGGGCGGCGCGAGACTTTCGATCTCGTGCGCGCCCCGGTCGCGGCGCAGACCGTCTTCGTCAGCGCCTTGGCCGATGACATCGCCATGCTTCGCCTGACCGGATTTCAGCGCGGCACCGACCAACAGGTGGACGCGGCGCTGAACGGTGTTTTTTCAGGGCGCGTGCGGCCGCGTGGCATCGTCCTCGATTTGCGTGGCAATCGCGGCGGCCTGTTGCAGCAATCGGTGAGCGTCGTCGGCTCCCTGCTGGGCGCCGGACTGATCGCCACCACCGCCGGGCGCGATCCGATGGCGAACCGGGTGCTCGCCGCCGATGCCGAGCCGCACGCCGATGACGTTCCGGTGGCCGTGCTGGTCGATGGCCGCACCGCCAGCGCCGCCGAGATCACCGCCGCGGCCTTGGCCGATAATCGCCGCGCCGTCGTGCTCGGCAGCGCGACGCTCGGCAAAGGCCTGATCCAGACGGTGACGACGCTGCCCGATGGTGGCGAATTATACGTAACCTGGAGCCGTGTTCTGGCGCCGCTCGGCTGGCCGATCCAGGATCTCGGCCTGTTGCCGCAGATCTGCACCAGCCTCGGCGCCACGCTGCTGGCGCAGGAATGGGAGGATCTCGATGCCGGCAAGCGGCCTCTGGCGACAGCTCTCGCCGCCCATCGCACCGCGCGGGCGCCGGTGCCGCCGGACATCGTTCTCGAGATTCGCGGCGCCTGCCCGGCGGCGCTCGGCACCGATGCCGATCTCGAGGCGGCGCATTATCTGCTGACCCATCCGGTGGCCTACGCCAACGCCTTGCTGCCGCCGCAATTCCTGCCCGCGACACCCTGA
- a CDS encoding BTAD domain-containing putative transcriptional regulator, which translates to MSRTAELTSLGRPAARAGEERLRLRLFGAMEAAAANGDSALPNGRKTRALLAMLALAAPRPVSRAWIAETLWSGRPEEQARGSLRQEIHRLLDCLGPLGPEVLAIGREQIALRPGTTWIDVAEVLRATPAMPEALRLIGGELLADLSGLDPAADLWLAGERNRVRGHARAVAEALLAEQTTPDGMITAAQQLLAIDQTHEGAWRALIHAYAVRGERGLAIEAFGRCRAALAQALDALPSDETRELLAEIRSGNAPPLKNRSPIAAPPQVRSGRRLGVLPLQNFGDDSHGRGGAGELAIVIAEEITSALTPFRWLDLVSCSALARFATETRDETALRRAFGLDFLVDGTLQRQRTTAGDMHRVTLRLIDLHAGNHIAWVQRFDHRADDPLGLQDRVAALAAARIDLEAQHLEIRRAAQPQASAAGRVERDISAYEAMLRARGLMVRLDRTQFLAAGSLLDLAAELDPDYAAPRAEIALWNALLIAQGWAANPEEARARAAAAAQQAIAIDPQDARAFAIAGYIKSALARRHDEALAFSRRAVTLNPNLPLAWGLAGITELGRGDLSAAEQRFARYKELVPLDPQAFVIDLGLALLAFLRGDFETTAILAREISEIRPSFRAVYPMHLAALGHLGRNADAAQVRARFGHLDPGHSVVSILDQCLLSRAADRDLLAEGLRLAGVPELPAR; encoded by the coding sequence ATGTCACGCACTGCCGAACTCACCTCCCTCGGGCGCCCCGCCGCCCGTGCCGGCGAAGAGCGGCTGCGCCTCAGGCTGTTCGGCGCGATGGAAGCGGCCGCGGCCAATGGCGACAGCGCGCTCCCCAACGGGCGCAAAACCCGCGCCTTGCTGGCCATGCTGGCGCTGGCGGCGCCGCGCCCGGTCAGTCGCGCCTGGATCGCCGAGACGCTGTGGAGCGGCCGCCCCGAGGAGCAGGCGCGCGGCTCGCTGCGCCAGGAAATTCATCGCCTGCTCGATTGCCTTGGCCCGCTCGGCCCCGAGGTACTGGCGATCGGGCGCGAACAGATCGCGCTCCGCCCCGGCACCACCTGGATCGACGTCGCCGAGGTGCTGCGCGCGACGCCCGCCATGCCCGAGGCTTTGCGCCTGATCGGCGGTGAATTGCTCGCCGATCTCAGTGGCCTCGATCCCGCCGCCGATCTCTGGCTCGCCGGCGAACGCAATCGGGTGCGCGGCCATGCCCGCGCCGTCGCCGAAGCGCTGCTCGCCGAACAAACGACGCCGGACGGCATGATCACCGCCGCCCAGCAGCTCCTCGCCATCGATCAAACCCACGAAGGCGCATGGCGGGCGCTCATTCACGCCTATGCCGTGCGCGGTGAGCGGGGGCTCGCGATCGAGGCCTTCGGGCGCTGCCGCGCCGCCTTGGCGCAAGCGCTGGACGCCCTGCCATCGGATGAGACCCGCGAATTGCTTGCCGAAATCCGCTCCGGCAACGCGCCGCCGCTCAAAAACCGCAGCCCGATTGCGGCGCCGCCGCAGGTCCGCAGCGGCAGACGGCTCGGCGTGCTGCCGCTTCAGAATTTCGGCGACGACTCGCATGGGCGTGGCGGCGCCGGTGAACTCGCGATCGTCATCGCCGAGGAAATCACCAGCGCGCTCACCCCGTTCCGCTGGCTCGACCTCGTTTCCTGCTCGGCGCTGGCCCGCTTCGCGACCGAAACCCGCGATGAAACCGCGCTCCGCCGCGCCTTCGGCCTCGATTTCCTGGTCGATGGCACGCTTCAGCGCCAGCGCACGACAGCGGGGGACATGCATCGCGTGACACTCCGCCTCATCGATCTCCATGCCGGCAACCACATCGCCTGGGTGCAGCGTTTCGACCATCGCGCCGACGACCCGCTCGGTCTTCAGGACCGCGTCGCCGCCCTTGCCGCGGCGCGAATCGACCTCGAGGCACAGCATCTCGAAATCCGCCGCGCAGCCCAACCGCAGGCCAGCGCAGCCGGACGCGTCGAGCGCGACATTTCCGCCTATGAGGCGATGCTGCGCGCGCGCGGGCTCATGGTCCGTCTCGATCGCACGCAATTCCTCGCGGCCGGCTCGCTCCTCGATCTCGCCGCCGAACTCGACCCTGATTACGCGGCGCCACGGGCAGAGATCGCCCTCTGGAACGCCCTCCTGATCGCTCAGGGCTGGGCTGCCAACCCCGAGGAGGCCCGCGCCCGCGCCGCTGCCGCGGCGCAGCAGGCGATTGCGATCGACCCGCAGGATGCCCGCGCCTTCGCCATTGCCGGCTACATCAAATCGGCGCTTGCGCGGCGCCATGACGAGGCGCTGGCGTTCAGCCGTCGGGCGGTGACCCTCAACCCGAACCTCCCGCTCGCTTGGGGCTTGGCCGGTATCACCGAACTCGGTCGCGGCGATCTCTCCGCCGCCGAGCAACGCTTCGCCCGCTATAAGGAGCTGGTGCCGCTCGATCCGCAGGCTTTCGTGATCGATCTCGGCCTGGCGCTGCTCGCGTTCCTCCGCGGCGACTTTGAAACCACCGCCATCCTCGCCCGCGAAATCAGCGAGATCCGGCCCTCCTTCCGCGCCGTCTATCCGATGCATCTCGCAGCCCTCGGCCATCTCGGCCGCAACGCCGATGCCGCGCAAGTGCGGGCGCGGTTCGGGCATCTCGATCCCGGCCACAGCGTCGTCAGCATTCTCGACCAGTGCCTGCTTTCCCGCGCCGCCGATCGCGACCTTCTCGCCGAAGGCCTGCGTCTCGCCGGCGTCCCCGAACTTCCCGCGCGCTAG
- a CDS encoding FMN-binding negative transcriptional regulator: protein MYNPPAFREDRLEVLQAMMRAAPLANLIIAAGSGFEASPLPLLLDPEPAPLGTLSGHIARGNPLARGDGAMALAIFMGTDAYISPSFYPSKRETGRVVPTWNYVTIHAEGRLHFFDEPARLLTLVKRLTERHESGRATPWAVEDAPADFIAAQLKGIVGFTLTLTRLEGKWKMSQNRTPADRAGVVAGLRDAGRTDVAALINGAPPER from the coding sequence ATGTATAATCCGCCGGCATTTCGCGAAGATCGTCTCGAGGTCTTGCAGGCTATGATGCGGGCGGCGCCGCTCGCCAATCTGATCATCGCCGCAGGCAGCGGGTTCGAGGCGAGCCCCCTCCCCTTACTGCTCGACCCGGAGCCGGCGCCGCTCGGCACGCTTTCGGGCCATATCGCCCGCGGCAATCCCCTGGCACGCGGCGACGGGGCGATGGCGCTCGCCATTTTCATGGGAACGGATGCCTATATCTCGCCCTCGTTTTATCCGAGCAAGCGCGAAACCGGGCGGGTGGTGCCGACCTGGAACTACGTCACCATCCATGCCGAGGGACGGCTTCACTTTTTTGACGAGCCGGCCCGGCTCCTCACCCTGGTCAAGCGATTGACCGAGCGCCACGAGAGCGGGCGGGCCACGCCCTGGGCGGTCGAGGACGCGCCGGCGGATTTCATTGCCGCCCAGCTCAAGGGCATCGTTGGCTTCACGCTGACCCTGACGCGGCTCGAAGGCAAATGGAAAATGAGCCAGAACCGCACACCCGCCGATCGCGCCGGGGTCGTCGCCGGTCTCAGGGACGCGGGCCGCACGGATGTCGCGGCGCTGATCAATGGCGCGCCGCCCGAACGCTAG